A window of the Gossypium hirsutum isolate 1008001.06 chromosome A05, Gossypium_hirsutum_v2.1, whole genome shotgun sequence genome harbors these coding sequences:
- the LOC107944992 gene encoding protein LIGHT-DEPENDENT SHORT HYPOCOTYLS 10, translating to MSGDIARDSAEGSSRSSVNHHNQPQSPPLSRYESQKRRDWNTFGQYLKNQRPPVALSQCNCNHVLEFLRYLDQFGKTKVHVHGCVFFGQPDPPAPCTCPLRQAWGSLDALIGRLRAAYDEHGGSPETNPFGNGAIRVYLREVRDCQAKARGIPYRKKKKKKTQIKPNVDDPMPSSNQQPSSQLAT from the coding sequence ATGTCAGGTGATATTGCCAGAGATTCTGCTGAAGGCTCCTCACGGTCTTCCGTCAACCACCACAATCAACCTCAATCGCCTCCGCTGAGCCGGTACGAATCACAGAAACGGCGAGACTGGAACACTTTTGGGCAGTATTTGAAGAACCAGAGGCCCCCGGTTGCACTCTCCCAGTGTAACTGCAACCATGTTCTTGAATTCCTAAGATATCTGGACCAGTTTGGGAAGACTAAGGTTCACGTACATGGTTGTGTGTTTTTTGGACAACCTGATCCTCCTGCTCCTTGTACTTGTCCATTAAGGCAGGCCTGGGGGAGTCTTGATGCACTGATCGGACGCCTAAGAGCTGCTTATGATGAGCATGGTGGGTCGCCAGAGACTAACCCTTTTGGAAATGGAGCAATTCGGGTTTATTTGCGTGAAGTGAGGGACTGTCAAGCTAAGGCCAGAGGGATTCCATAtcgaaagaaaaagaagaagaagactcAAATTAAACCCAACGTCGACGACCCTATGCCTTCTTCCAATCAGCAGCCTTCTTCTCAGCTAGCTACCTAG